A window of Polypterus senegalus isolate Bchr_013 chromosome 14, ASM1683550v1, whole genome shotgun sequence contains these coding sequences:
- the pabpc1l gene encoding polyadenylate-binding protein 1-like, producing the protein MNSSGPGYPLASLYVGDLHHDVTEAMLYQKFSPAGPIMSIRVCRDIITRRSLGYAYVNFQQPADAECALDTMNYEVIKGRPIRIMWSQRDPGLRKSGVGNIFIKNMDESIDNKALYDTFSAFGNILSCKVVCDENGSKGYGFVHFETHEAANRAIDTMNGMLLNDRKVFVGHFKSRKEREAEFGAKAMEFTNVYIKNFGEDVNDEKLREIFSQYGRTLSVKVMVDERGRSRGFGFVNFEKHEEAQKAVEAMNGKELNGRIIYVGRAQKKLERQGELKRRFEQLKQERIHRYQGVNLYVKNLDDGIDDEKLRKEFAPYGTITSAKVMTEAGHSKGFGFVCFSSPEEATKAVTEMNGRIVSTKPLYVALAQRKEERKAILTNQYMQRLASVRAMPGPVIGAYPQSSGFFMSAIPQTPNKPFYAPNAVTQIRPAPRWIAQPPRPHAYQAPGPLVRATVTRRPSTPISTMRQASTQAPRVISNTQRMANIGTQTTGGRSALGTPMVRGINQYKYSPGVRNVQHILTVPTPVATQPVMEPAVRVHGQEPLTASMLASAPMQEQKQMLGERLYPLIHAIHPSLAGKITGMLLEIDNSELLHMLESPESLHSKVDEAVAVLQAHQAKEVSSK; encoded by the exons ATGAACTCCAGTGGCCCTGGATATCCACTTGCTTCTCTCTATGTTGGAGATCTCCATCATGATGTCACAGAGGCTATGCTGTATCAGAAATTCTCTCCTGCTGGACCAATCATGTCTATCAGAGTATGTCGTGATATTATAACCCGCAGGTCTCTTGGATATGCTTATGTAAATTTTCAGCAACCAGCTGATG CTGAATGTGCTTTGGATACTATGAATTATGAAGTGATTAAAGGTAGACCAATAAGAATAATGTGGTCACAGAGAGATCCAGGCCTGCGGAAGTCAGGGGTTGGaaatatatttattaagaatATGGATGAATCAATCGACAATAAAGCTCTGTATGATACATTCTCTGCTTTTGGAAACATTTTGTCATGCAAG GTTGTGTGTGATGAGAATGGTTCTAAAGGATATGGGTTTGTTCATTTTGAAACACATGAAGCAGCGAACAGAGCCATAGACACTATGAATGGGATGTTGTTAAATGACCGCAAAGT TTTTGTGGGTCATTTCAAGTCCCGAAAAGAGAGAGAAGCAGAGTTTGGTGCCAAAGCAATGGAGTTTACTAATGTTTATATCAAGAACTTTGGGGAAGATGTTAATGATGAAAAGTTAAGAGAGATATTCTCTCAGTATG GAAGGACCCTGAGTGTAAAGGTTATGGTTGATGAAAGGGGCCGGTCTCGGGGATTTGGATTTGTTAATTTTGAGAAGCATGAAGAAGCACAAAAA GCTGTTGAGGCAATGAATGGAAAGGAACTAAATGGTAGAATAATTTATGTTGGAAGGGCCCAGAAGAAATTGGAGAGGCAGGGAGAACTAAAGCGCCGGTTTGAGCAGTTGAAACAGGAGAGAATTCATAGATATCAG GGTGTCAATCTATATGTAAAGAATTTGGATGACGGTATTGATGATGAAAAATTAAGGAAGGAGTTTGCACCCTATGGAACCATTACAAGTGCCAAG GTAATGACTGAGGCTGGGCACAGTAAAGGGTTTGGATTTGTCTGCTTCTCATCTCCTGAAGAGGCTACAAAAGCAGTAACTGAAATGAATGGTCGCATTGTCAGCACTAAGCCACTTTATGTGGCTTTGGCTCagaggaaagaagaaaggaaggCTATTCTGACAAATCAGTATATGCAGAGACTTGCCAGTGTCCGTGCAATGCCAGGCCCAGTCATTGGTGCATACCCGCAGTCTTCAGGATTCTTCATGTCTGCTATTCCACAG actCCGAACAAGCCTTTTTATGCTCCAAATGCAGTTACCCAAATTAGACCTGCACCACGCTGGATTGCTCAGCCACCTCGTCCCCATG CATATCAAGCACCTGGGCCCTTAGTGAGAGCAACTGTTACAAGGCGACCTTCAACTCCTATTAGCACTATGAGGCAGGCATCTACACAGGCTCCCCGTGTCATAAGTAACACACAGAGAATGG CCAATATAGGAACACAGACAACTGGTGGCCGTTCTGCTCTAGGTACTCCAATGGTACGAGGCATTAATCAGTACAAGTATTCTCCAGGAGTTAGGAATGTACAACATATTCTGACAGTTCCAACACCAGTGGCTACACAACCA GTAATGGAACCAGCTGTTCGTGTACATGGGCAGGAACCCCTCACTGCCTCCATGCTGGCTTCGGCACCTATGCAAGAACAGAAGCAAATGCTGG GTGAGCGTCTCTACCCTTTGATCCATGCCATTCATCCTTCACTGGCTGGCAAGATTACTGGCATGTTGCTGGAGATAGACAATTCTGAGCTTTTGCACATGCTTGAGTCACCAGAGTCTCTCCATTCTAAG GTTGATGAAGCAGTAGCCGTACTACAGGCACATCAGGCTAAAGAAGTGTCCTCAAAATAG